The proteins below come from a single Cylindrospermopsis raciborskii Cr2010 genomic window:
- a CDS encoding GUN4 domain-containing protein has product MNRKKLTQLITIAILVTFITIFYPFITIALTTKEIGAIAERVTVRLSGPDQGSGVIINKNGNTYTVLTNSHVFQYKGAFEIITYDGRKYQSNNVTEIPNLDLATLQFNSDQEYQVVALGDSNTVTIGQVVYISGFPSKQDFTFRFDGISRILKKPRDGGYSLVYRIGALKGMSGGPILDENGKLVGIHGLTHSQSLGDGRGTPEEYGIPLQTFLNAPPPTPSRYTRLETLLKAQDFREADLETDRVMLAVANRQGWLRIEDAENFPCKELRTIDNLWLKYSQGKFGISVQQEIYKNLGGTKQYDENVWRSFGDRVGWRKQGSWLYYQDLNFSLSAPTGQLPTGRRFPPVKTCRV; this is encoded by the coding sequence ATGAACCGCAAAAAACTTACCCAACTAATCACTATTGCAATTCTTGTCACCTTTATTACGATATTCTATCCATTTATTACTATTGCCCTAACTACCAAAGAAATCGGCGCGATCGCTGAAAGGGTGACTGTTCGCCTTAGCGGTCCCGACCAAGGTTCAGGTGTAATTATCAATAAAAATGGTAACACTTACACAGTATTAACCAATTCCCATGTTTTTCAGTATAAAGGCGCATTTGAAATTATCACCTACGATGGGAGAAAATACCAATCAAATAACGTAACAGAAATACCTAATCTTGATTTAGCCACCCTTCAATTTAACAGTGACCAAGAATATCAAGTAGTGGCATTGGGTGACTCTAATACTGTAACCATAGGGCAGGTAGTTTATATTAGTGGGTTTCCTTCTAAACAAGACTTTACCTTTAGATTTGATGGAATCTCCCGGATTTTAAAAAAACCAAGAGACGGGGGATATAGCTTGGTATATAGAATAGGAGCATTAAAAGGAATGAGTGGAGGTCCCATCCTAGATGAGAATGGTAAATTAGTAGGTATTCATGGGCTAACCCACAGTCAAAGCCTAGGAGATGGACGCGGTACACCGGAAGAATATGGAATTCCACTTCAGACCTTTTTAAATGCACCACCCCCCACACCGAGCAGGTACACAAGATTAGAAACCTTGTTGAAAGCTCAAGACTTTAGAGAAGCAGATTTAGAAACAGACAGAGTAATGTTAGCAGTAGCTAACAGACAAGGTTGGTTGAGAATAGAAGATGCAGAAAATTTTCCCTGTAAGGAATTGCGCACCATTGACAATCTGTGGTTAAAATATAGTCAGGGTAAATTTGGTATATCTGTCCAACAAGAAATATACAAAAACCTGGGAGGAACAAAACAATATGATGAGAATGTATGGAGATCCTTCGGAGACAGGGTGGGATGGAGAAAACAAGGTTCATGGCTCTATTACCAAGATTTAAACTTTTCATTATCCGCACCAACGGGTCAACTCCC
- a CDS encoding type II toxin-antitoxin system VapC family toxin — MIIVDTGFWLALANKQDAVHIAAKKRFQDLANQQFITTWCVVTETCYLLQKRVGVDAPKIFINKISTGKLQIFDLKQNHCQRIEELIEKYQDLPMDLADASLVILAEQLGHGRILSVDYRDFNTYRWKNTEPFDNLFQEFL; from the coding sequence ATGATCATAGTTGATACAGGCTTTTGGTTAGCTCTTGCTAATAAACAAGATGCAGTTCATATAGCCGCCAAAAAAAGATTTCAAGATTTAGCTAATCAGCAATTTATTACAACCTGGTGCGTCGTTACGGAGACTTGCTATTTATTACAAAAAAGAGTAGGAGTGGATGCTCCAAAAATCTTTATTAATAAAATTTCCACAGGAAAACTACAAATCTTTGATCTGAAACAAAATCATTGCCAGCGTATTGAAGAACTGATAGAAAAATATCAAGATTTGCCGATGGATTTGGCCGATGCTTCTCTCGTTATTCTGGCAGAACAACTAGGTCATGGGCGAATTTTGTCAGTTGATTATCGAGATTTTAACACCTATCGCTGGAAAAATACAGAACCATTTGATAACCTCTTTCAGGAATTTTTATGA
- a CDS encoding S1 family peptidase has translation MNRKKLTQLITIAILVTFITIFYPFITIALTTKEIGAIAERVTVRLSGPDQGSGVIINKNGNTYTVLTNSHVFQYKGAFEIITYDGRKYQSNNVTEIPNLDLATLQFNSDQEYQVVALGDSNTVTIGQVVYISGFPSKQDFTFRFDGISRILKKPRDGGYSLVYRIGALKGMSGGPILDENGKLVGIHGLTHSQSLGDGRGTPEEYGIPLQTFLNAPPPTPSRYTRLETLLVMSNSSQKSFSCPGDVSFFF, from the coding sequence ATGAACCGCAAAAAACTTACCCAACTAATCACTATTGCAATTCTTGTCACCTTTATTACCATATTCTATCCATTTATTACTATTGCCCTAACTACCAAAGAAATCGGCGCGATCGCTGAAAGGGTGACTGTTCGCCTTAGCGGTCCCGACCAAGGTTCAGGTGTAATTATCAATAAAAATGGTAACACTTACACAGTATTAACCAATTCCCATGTTTTTCAGTATAAAGGCGCATTTGAAATTATCACCTACGATGGGAGAAAATACCAATCAAATAACGTAACAGAAATACCTAATCTTGATTTAGCCACCCTTCAATTTAACAGTGACCAAGAATATCAAGTAGTGGCATTGGGTGACTCTAATACTGTAACCATAGGGCAGGTAGTTTATATTAGTGGATTTCCTTCTAAACAAGACTTTACCTTTAGATTTGATGGAATCTCCCGGATTTTAAAAAAACCAAGAGACGGGGGATATAGCTTGGTATATAGAATAGGAGCATTAAAAGGAATGAGTGGAGGTCCCATCCTAGATGAGAATGGTAAATTAGTAGGTATTCATGGGCTAACCCACAGTCAAAGCCTAGGAGATGGACGCGGTACACCGGAAGAATATGGAATTCCACTTCAGACCTTTTTAAATGCACCACCCCCCACCCCGAGCAGGTACACAAGATTAGAAACCTTATTAGTTATGTCTAACTCATCCCAAAAGAGCTTTAGTTGTCCCGGTGATGTTTCCTTCTTTTTTTGA
- a CDS encoding nucleotidyl transferase AbiEii/AbiGii toxin family protein, which translates to MNEQVQMLEKAAKLLAALNKKIVFIGGATISLYLDEISAIDARPTNDVDCVINITPRNKYYLFEEELRQIGLEQDKGKVICRWRYQELILDIMPDDTSILGFSNSWYKPGIKKSIIYTFPSSQKINIFPVTYLLASKIEAFNSRGNRNFYTSHDLEDIVLLLDGCPNLEQEIEQGDIKVKKFIKTWIKTEFENLLEIAPSQLSFASKNAGRDQLILNLIQRLAQ; encoded by the coding sequence ATGAATGAACAAGTACAAATGCTTGAAAAGGCGGCAAAATTACTTGCCGCATTAAATAAAAAAATAGTTTTTATAGGTGGGGCAACAATATCACTATATCTTGACGAAATTTCTGCTATTGATGCCCGTCCTACGAATGATGTAGATTGCGTTATCAATATTACTCCTCGTAATAAATACTATCTTTTTGAAGAAGAGCTACGTCAAATTGGACTTGAACAGGATAAAGGTAAAGTTATATGTCGTTGGCGGTATCAGGAATTAATATTAGATATAATGCCAGACGATACTTCTATCCTTGGTTTTAGCAATTCTTGGTACAAGCCAGGAATAAAAAAATCAATTATTTATACTTTTCCAAGTAGTCAAAAAATAAATATTTTCCCGGTAACTTATCTTTTAGCTTCAAAAATTGAGGCATTTAATAGTCGAGGAAATCGCAATTTCTATACTAGTCATGATTTAGAGGATATTGTTTTACTCCTGGATGGCTGTCCTAATTTAGAACAAGAAATAGAACAGGGAGATATAAAAGTCAAGAAGTTTATAAAAACATGGATTAAAACTGAATTTGAAAACCTTTTAGAAATAGCTCCTAGTCAACTTTCATTTGCATCAAAAAATGCTGGTCGTGACCAATTAATTTTGAATCTAATTCAAAGGTTAGCACAATAA
- the psbA gene encoding photosystem II q(b) protein: protein MTTAIQQRQSANVWDRFCEFITSTNNRLYIGWFGVLMIPTLLAATTCFIIAFIAAPPVDIDGIREPVAGSLMYGNNIISGAVVPSSNAIGLHFYPIWEAASLDEWLYNGGPYQLVIFHFLIGVACYLGREWELSFRLGMRPWICVAFSAPLAAATAVFLIYPIGQGSFSDGMPLGISGTFNFMIVFQAEHNILMHPFHMLGVAGVFGGSLFSAMHGSLVTSSLVRETTETESQNYGYKFGQEEETYNIVAAHGYFGRLIFQYASFNNSRSLHFFLAAWPVVGIWFTALGVSTMAFNLNGFNFNQSIIDSQGRVIGTWADVINRANLGMEVMHERNAHNFPLDLAAGEVAPVALTAPAING from the coding sequence ATGACCACTGCCATTCAACAGCGCCAAAGCGCCAACGTATGGGATCGCTTCTGTGAATTTATCACCAGCACCAACAACCGCCTTTATATTGGCTGGTTTGGCGTGTTAATGATCCCCACCCTTCTCGCAGCTACTACTTGCTTCATCATTGCTTTTATTGCTGCTCCCCCCGTGGACATCGACGGTATTCGCGAACCCGTAGCTGGTTCCCTAATGTACGGTAACAACATCATCTCCGGTGCTGTAGTTCCTTCCTCCAACGCTATTGGCTTGCACTTCTACCCAATTTGGGAAGCTGCATCCTTAGATGAATGGTTATACAACGGTGGTCCTTACCAACTAGTAATTTTCCACTTCTTGATTGGTGTAGCCTGCTACCTAGGTCGTGAATGGGAACTATCCTTCCGTTTAGGCATGCGCCCTTGGATTTGCGTAGCATTCTCCGCTCCTTTGGCAGCAGCTACCGCAGTATTCTTAATCTACCCCATCGGACAAGGTTCATTCTCTGATGGTATGCCCTTAGGTATCTCTGGAACCTTCAACTTCATGATTGTGTTCCAAGCAGAGCATAACATCCTCATGCACCCCTTCCACATGTTAGGAGTAGCAGGTGTATTCGGTGGTAGCTTGTTCAGCGCTATGCACGGTTCCTTAGTAACATCTTCCTTAGTAAGAGAAACAACCGAAACCGAGTCTCAGAACTATGGTTACAAGTTCGGACAAGAGGAAGAAACCTACAACATCGTAGCAGCACACGGTTACTTCGGACGCTTGATATTCCAATATGCTTCATTCAACAACAGCCGTTCACTACACTTCTTCTTGGCAGCATGGCCAGTAGTAGGAATCTGGTTTACAGCACTGGGTGTAAGCACCATGGCATTCAACCTGAATGGATTCAACTTCAACCAATCCATCATTGATTCTCAAGGACGCGTAATCGGTACATGGGCTGACGTAATCAACCGCGCTAACCTAGGTATGGAAGTAATGCACGAGCGTAACGCCCACAACTTCCCCTTAGACCTAGCTGCTGGTGAAGTAGCACCTGTAGCATTAACCGCCCCCGCAATCAACGGTTAA
- a CDS encoding IS1 family transposase (programmed frameshift), with amino-acid sequence MHCPNCGSSKIRKNGKRRGKQNHICVDCGRQFIDVYSPPKGYSEEVKQSCLRSYVNGMGFRAIERDKGVHHTTIIYWLKQIGSILPDAHQETPLVGELDELETFVGSKKNKIWLWTAVNHFRKNILAWVVGDHSSQAFQPLWDIVKLWQCFFYVTDGWRVYPSFIQPEDHIVSKTYMTRVEGENTRLRHYLARLHRKTLCYSKSVDMLRYSIKLLLHYLKYEVIPAFS; translated from the exons GTGCATTGTCCAAACTGCGGGTCTTCCAAAATCAGAAAGAATGGCAAACGTCGAGGTAAACAAAATCACATTTGTGTTGATTGTGGTCGTCAATTTATCGATGTCTATAGTCCACCTAAAGGCTATTCAGAAGAAGTTAAACAAAGTTGCCTGCGCTCTTATGTTAACGGTATGGGATTTAGAGCAATTGAACGCGATAAAGGCGTTCATCATACAACTATTATTTACTGGCTAAAACAAATTGGTTCCATACTTCCAGATGCT CACCAGGAAACACCCTTGGTAGGTGAGCTTGATGAGTTGGAGACCTTTGTGGGATCAAAAAAAAACAAAATATGGTTGTGGACAGCAGTAAATCACTTCCGTAAAAATATCCTGGCTTGGGTTGTGGGAGACCACAGCTCACAAGCATTTCAACCTTTGTGGGACATCGTTAAACTCTGGCAATGCTTTTTTTATGTTACTGATGGGTGGAGGGTTTATCCGAGTTTTATTCAGCCAGAGGATCATATTGTGAGCAAAACATATATGACTAGGGTAGAGGGTGAAAATACACGTTTACGTCACTACTTAGCGCGACTACATAGAAAAACGCTATGCTATTCAAAATCTGTAGATATGCTTAGGTATTCAATTAAATTATTACTTCACTATTTAAAGTATGAAGTAATACCCGCGTTTAGTTGA
- a CDS encoding GUN4 domain-containing protein encodes MNRKKLTQLITIAILVTFITIFYPFITIALTTKEIGAIAERVTVRLSGPDQGSGVIINKNGNTYTVLTNSHVFQYKGAFEIITYDGRKYQSNNVTEIPNLDLATLQFNSDQEYQVVALGDSNTVTIGQVVYISGFPSKQDFTFRFDGISRILKKPRDGGYSLVYRIGALKGMSGGPILDENGKLVGIHGLTHSQSLGDGRGTPEEYGIPLQTFLNAPPPTPSRYTRLETLLKAQDFREADLETDRVMLAVANRQSEIWLRVEDAENFPCQELRTIDNLWLKYSQGKFGISVQQEIYKNLGGTKQFDVNVWRSLGDRVGWRKQGSWLDYKDLNFSLSAPTGQLPNLRMIWALRSVALQLRRRYFPPVKTCRV; translated from the coding sequence ATGAACCGCAAAAAACTTACCCAACTAATCACTATTGCAATTCTTGTCACCTTTATTACCATATTCTATCCATTTATTACTATTGCCCTAACTACCAAAGAAATCGGCGCGATCGCTGAAAGGGTGACTGTTCGCCTTAGCGGTCCCGACCAAGGTTCAGGTGTAATTATCAATAAAAATGGTAACACTTACACAGTATTAACCAATTCCCATGTTTTTCAGTATAAAGGCGCATTTGAAATTATCACCTACGATGGGAGAAAATACCAATCAAATAACGTAACAGAAATACCTAATCTTGATTTAGCCACCCTTCAATTTAACAGTGACCAAGAATATCAAGTAGTGGCATTGGGTGACTCTAATACTGTAACCATAGGGCAGGTAGTTTATATTAGTGGGTTTCCTTCTAAACAAGACTTTACCTTTAGATTTGATGGAATCTCCCGGATTTTAAAAAAACCAAGAGACGGGGGATATAGCTTGGTATATAGAATAGGAGCATTAAAAGGAATGAGTGGAGGTCCCATCCTAGATGAGAATGGTAAATTAGTAGGTATTCATGGGCTAACCCACAGTCAAAGCCTAGGAGATGGACGCGGTACACCGGAAGAATATGGAATTCCACTTCAGACCTTTTTAAATGCACCACCCCCCACCCCGAGCAGGTACACAAGATTAGAAACCTTGTTGAAAGCTCAAGACTTTAGAGAAGCAGATTTAGAAACAGACAGAGTAATGTTAGCAGTAGCTAACAGACAAAGCGAGATTTGGTTGAGAGTAGAAGATGCAGAAAATTTTCCCTGTCAAGAATTACGCACCATTGACAATCTGTGGTTAAAATATAGTCAGGGTAAATTTGGTATATCTGTCCAACAAGAAATATACAAAAACCTGGGAGGAACAAAACAATTTGATGTGAATGTATGGAGATCCTTGGGAGACAGGGTGGGATGGAGAAAACAAGGTTCATGGCTCGATTACAAAGATTTAAACTTTTCATTATCCGCACCAACGGGTCAACTCCCAAACTTGCGGATGATTTGGGCGCTGCGGTCGGTGGCACTGCAACTGAGGAGGAGGTACTTCCCTCCTGTCAAGACATGTAGAGTGTAA
- the psbA gene encoding photosystem II q(b) protein: protein MTTAIQQRQSANVWDRFCEFITSTNNRLYIGWFGVLMIPTLLAATTCFIIAFIAAPPVDIDGIREPVAGSLMYGNNIISGAVVPSSNAIGLHFYPIWEAASLDEWLYNGGPYQLVIFHFLIGVACYLGREWELSFRLGMRPWICVAFSAPLAAATAVFLIYPIGQGSFSDGMPLGISGTFNFMIVFQAEHNILMHPFHMLGVAGVFGGSLFSAMHGSLVTSSLVRETTETESQNYGYKFGQEEETYNIVAAHGYFGRLIFQYASFNNSRSLHFFLAAWPVVGIWFTALGVSTMAFNLNGFNFNQSIIDSQGRVIGTWADVINRANLGMEVMHERNAHNFPLDLAAGEVAPVALTAPAING from the coding sequence ATGACCACTGCCATTCAACAGCGCCAAAGCGCCAACGTATGGGATCGCTTCTGTGAATTTATCACCAGCACCAACAACCGCCTCTATATTGGCTGGTTCGGGGTGTTAATGATCCCCACCCTTCTCGCAGCTACCACTTGCTTCATCATTGCTTTTATTGCTGCTCCCCCCGTGGACATCGACGGTATTCGCGAACCCGTAGCTGGTTCCCTAATGTACGGTAACAACATCATCTCCGGTGCTGTGGTTCCCTCCTCCAATGCCATTGGCTTGCACTTCTACCCCATTTGGGAAGCTGCATCCTTAGATGAATGGTTATACAACGGTGGTCCTTACCAACTAGTAATTTTCCACTTCTTGATTGGTGTAGCCTGCTACCTAGGTCGTGAATGGGAACTATCCTTCCGGTTAGGCATGCGCCCTTGGATTTGCGTAGCATTCTCCGCTCCTTTGGCAGCTGCTACCGCAGTATTCTTAATCTACCCCATCGGACAAGGTTCATTCTCTGATGGTATGCCCTTAGGTATCTCTGGAACCTTCAACTTCATGATTGTGTTCCAAGCAGAGCATAACATTCTCATGCACCCCTTCCACATGTTAGGAGTAGCAGGTGTATTCGGTGGTAGCTTGTTCAGCGCTATGCACGGTTCCTTAGTAACATCTTCCTTAGTAAGAGAAACAACCGAAACCGAGTCTCAGAACTATGGTTACAAGTTCGGACAAGAGGAAGAAACCTACAACATCGTAGCAGCACACGGTTACTTCGGACGCTTGATATTCCAATATGCTTCATTCAACAACAGCCGTTCACTACACTTCTTCTTGGCAGCATGGCCAGTAGTAGGAATCTGGTTTACAGCACTGGGTGTAAGCACCATGGCATTCAACCTGAATGGATTCAACTTCAACCAATCCATCATTGATTCTCAAGGACGCGTAATCGGTACATGGGCTGACGTAATCAACCGCGCTAACCTAGGTATGGAAGTAATGCACGAGCGTAACGCCCACAACTTCCCCTTAGACCTAGCTGCTGGTGAAGTAGCACCTGTAGCATTAACCGCTCCCGCAATCAACGGTTAA
- a CDS encoding 4-Cys prefix domain-containing protein has translation MNKILCVKPDCLHQNPNDCKFCQKCGNKLILRERFIPREILGEGGFGRTFLATDTGKPSQPTCVITAVFM, from the coding sequence ATGAATAAAATCCTCTGCGTAAAACCAGACTGTTTGCACCAGAATCCAAACGACTGTAAATTCTGCCAAAAATGTGGCAACAAATTAATTTTGCGAGAGCGGTTCATCCCCCGGGAAATTTTGGGGGAGGGAGGATTTGGACGTACCTTTTTAGCAACAGATACGGGTAAACCATCTCAACCTACCTGTGTGATTACAGCGGTTTTCATGTAA
- a CDS encoding IS630 family transposase, whose product MRNLVFLDESGINLGMSRLFARSQDGQRAIGSVPGNKGKNISLIGALNMDGILAAMTVEGSTNTEVFLTYVNQVLVPQLWKGAIVVMDNLKVHYAERVRLSIESVGAKVKFLPPYSPDLSPIELCWSKLKQFLRSREARTLEALNEAMTSAVNYITAEDALNWFNHCGLFT is encoded by the coding sequence ATTAGAAATTTAGTGTTTTTAGATGAATCGGGGATAAATTTAGGGATGTCAAGGTTGTTTGCCAGAAGCCAAGATGGACAAAGAGCAATTGGTAGCGTACCAGGAAACAAGGGCAAAAATATTTCTCTGATTGGGGCTTTAAATATGGATGGAATTCTGGCAGCAATGACTGTAGAGGGAAGCACAAATACAGAAGTATTTCTCACTTATGTAAATCAGGTTTTAGTACCTCAATTATGGAAAGGGGCTATTGTTGTTATGGATAATTTAAAGGTTCATTATGCCGAGCGCGTGAGATTGTCAATTGAATCAGTCGGTGCAAAAGTTAAGTTTTTACCCCCCTATTCTCCAGACTTATCTCCGATAGAATTGTGTTGGTCAAAATTAAAGCAATTTCTCCGTAGTCGGGAGGCACGAACATTAGAAGCCCTAAATGAGGCCATGACAAGTGCAGTAAATTATATTACAGCAGAGGATGCGCTTAATTGGTTCAATCATTGTGGTTTATTTACATGA
- a CDS encoding helix-turn-helix domain-containing protein, whose product MLSNYIPKPYSIDLRNRVIVAWVAREGSQRQLAERFKVSLSFVRNLVRRYRETGQVEPKQCGGYEKPIIAGEYLNMIKSWLDEKNDLLLSELCDRLRETTGTSFSITTMHRALEKLGLRHKKKV is encoded by the coding sequence ATGCTGTCAAATTATATACCAAAACCTTATTCAATAGATTTGCGTAATCGCGTGATTGTAGCATGGGTTGCTCGAGAGGGATCTCAACGCCAGTTGGCAGAAAGATTCAAGGTCAGCTTATCATTTGTGAGAAATTTAGTACGTCGTTATCGTGAAACTGGGCAAGTTGAGCCAAAGCAATGTGGAGGATATGAAAAGCCTATAATTGCAGGCGAATATTTAAACATGATCAAGTCTTGGCTGGATGAGAAAAATGATTTACTGCTTTCAGAATTATGCGATCGCCTGAGAGAAACGACGGGCACTAGTTTTAGTATCACAACCATGCATCGAGCCTTAGAAAAGTTGGGTCTACGTCATAAAAAAAAAGTCTAA
- a CDS encoding ATP-binding protein: protein MPKHFNTAGPCQSDIHYMLSPTVRLPDLKALIDGRNYFIIHAPRQVGKTTAMIALAQELTDSGEYIAVMLSLEVGAPFSRDPGMAERAILDEWQESACVYLSTNLHPPRWPASQPGRQIGAALASWAKVATRPLVVFLDEIDALADETLISVLRQLRSGYNRRPHSFPHSVGLIGMRDVRDYKVKSGGSERLNTSSPFNIKAESLTLNNFTLPEVEELYLQHTQATGQVFTPEAIYRAFYLTDGQPWLVNALARQATQVLVKDITQPITTQVINQAKEILIQRQDTHLDSLAERLREDRVKTIIEPILAGEDLPDVPQDDIRYVLDLGLCRDRGQGLEIANPIYREVLPLVLSYTTRASIGVIEPRWLNEQGELLPDELLEAFLEFWRQHGEPLLKSAPYHEIAPHLVLMSFLHRVVNGGGTLEREYAIGSGRMDICLRYGKVVMGIELKVRREKLDPLTKGLTQLDKYLDGLGLDRGWLVIFDRRAGLPPMGERISTEEVISPGGRTITVIRS from the coding sequence ATGCCCAAACACTTTAACACTGCTGGTCCTTGCCAATCTGATATCCACTACATGCTCTCCCCAACAGTTCGCCTACCGGACTTGAAAGCACTAATCGATGGACGCAATTACTTTATCATTCATGCACCGCGACAAGTAGGCAAAACCACTGCTATGATAGCCCTAGCCCAAGAATTGACTGATAGTGGGGAATATATCGCCGTGATGCTTTCTTTAGAAGTAGGGGCACCCTTCTCCAGGGATCCGGGTATGGCTGAACGTGCAATTTTGGATGAATGGCAAGAATCCGCTTGTGTTTACCTATCAACTAATCTCCACCCACCCCGTTGGCCAGCATCTCAACCAGGACGGCAAATTGGAGCCGCGTTAGCCAGTTGGGCTAAAGTTGCTACTCGTCCCCTAGTGGTTTTCCTGGATGAAATTGATGCTTTAGCAGATGAAACACTGATTTCTGTTCTTAGACAACTACGCTCAGGTTACAATCGCCGTCCCCATAGCTTTCCCCATTCGGTAGGGTTGATTGGTATGCGGGATGTGCGGGACTATAAGGTTAAATCTGGTGGAAGTGAACGACTTAATACGTCAAGTCCTTTCAATATCAAGGCTGAGTCTTTAACTCTCAATAATTTTACCTTACCAGAAGTAGAAGAACTTTACTTACAACATACACAAGCGACGGGACAGGTTTTTACCCCCGAAGCCATCTACCGTGCATTTTATTTAACCGATGGACAACCGTGGTTAGTCAACGCCCTAGCTCGTCAAGCTACCCAGGTTTTGGTGAAAGATATCACCCAACCCATTACTACTCAAGTGATTAACCAGGCTAAGGAAATTCTTATTCAGCGCCAGGATACTCATTTAGACAGCTTAGCAGAAAGATTACGGGAAGATAGAGTCAAAACCATTATTGAACCAATTTTAGCGGGTGAAGATTTACCTGATGTACCCCAGGATGATATTCGTTACGTCCTGGATTTAGGACTGTGTCGAGACCGAGGACAGGGTTTGGAAATTGCCAATCCAATTTATCGGGAAGTTCTACCCTTGGTGTTAAGTTACACAACCAGGGCTTCCATTGGAGTTATTGAACCTCGTTGGTTAAATGAACAAGGGGAGCTATTACCCGATGAATTATTGGAAGCATTTCTGGAATTTTGGCGACAACATGGGGAACCACTGCTTAAAAGTGCGCCCTACCATGAGATTGCTCCCCATTTGGTATTAATGTCATTTTTACATCGAGTAGTAAACGGTGGTGGTACGCTAGAACGGGAATATGCCATTGGTTCTGGAAGAATGGATATTTGTTTACGCTATGGCAAGGTAGTGATGGGCATAGAATTAAAGGTGCGGAGGGAAAAGTTGGATCCCTTAACCAAGGGTTTAACACAATTGGATAAATACCTGGATGGGTTAGGATTGGATAGAGGGTGGTTAGTGATTTTTGATCGCCGTGCGGGATTACCACCCATGGGAGAGAGAATTAGTACGGAAGAGGTCATTAGTCCAGGGGGACGAACCATTACCGTCATTCGTAGTTAG
- a CDS encoding lysozyme inhibitor LprI family protein: MKKPFIYIIMIVTGMLGSSALLVEPQLTAIAQSPNCGNRITQYDMNLCASLDAKVADGKLNQIYKQVRVRYNANPEAKLLIDAQKAWIKYRDASCAFSRGRFQGGSIVPMVYHGCLERLTKERTKELESYLQEGSFSKR, from the coding sequence ATGAAAAAACCATTTATATATATAATTATGATTGTTACCGGTATGCTGGGGAGTTCTGCTCTACTAGTCGAACCACAGTTAACAGCTATTGCCCAATCACCCAATTGTGGTAACCGGATTACTCAGTATGATATGAATTTATGTGCGTCCCTTGATGCTAAGGTTGCAGATGGAAAGTTAAATCAGATTTATAAACAAGTTCGAGTCAGGTATAATGCAAATCCGGAAGCAAAACTTCTTATAGATGCACAAAAAGCCTGGATTAAATATCGAGATGCTAGTTGCGCATTTTCTAGGGGTAGATTTCAGGGAGGATCTATTGTACCAATGGTATATCACGGTTGTTTAGAACGATTGACTAAAGAACGAACGAAGGAACTTGAAAGTTACTTACAAGAAGGAAGTTTTTCTAAGCGCTAG